The DNA region TGAATAGGTGCTTGGATTTTCGCTTTATTAATAGCCTCCATACATGCCATAAGCAAAGACTTTGGTACAGGTTCATCAGTCTTTACAGATATCATAGGTACCTCACCATTTTTGATCCGCATGGTTGTTGTTAGAGTTCTTGTAGGGTGAGTACACTCTGCTTCAGCATAACCGATCCCTCTTTTGCAACTGTTCCCTTCAACCTTTGTTACCTGCCCTTCATTTGAGGTTACCTTCATATGGCAACCAACCGGACAAACAATGCAAACCATTTCTCTTACTTCTTGCATTCTCTCACTCCTAACCCTGATTGTTGAATTTCTACAGTAACCTCTGAATAACCCTCCATGTTTACAATCATCTGATCGGTAATAGGGATACTTT from Vallitalea okinawensis includes:
- a CDS encoding DUF1667 domain-containing protein, which gives rise to MQEVREMVCIVCPVGCHMKVTSNEGQVTKVEGNSCKRGIGYAEAECTHPTRTLTTTMRIKNGEVPMISVKTDEPVPKSLLMACMEAINKAKIQAPIHVGDKIIENILDTGSNIVATRNCERKA